GGCAGCGTCCTCGATCACCGCGATTCCACGGGGTTTGGCCAGTGCGCAGATGGCGTCCATGTCCGCCGGATGTCCGAACACGTGGACCGGGATGATCGCCCTGGTGCGCGGCGTAATGGCCTGGGCGAGGCTCTCCGGGTCCATAGTGTAGGTGTCGCGGTCGATGTCCACGACGACCGGGGTCGCGCCGGCGTGGACGATGGCTTCGATGCTGGCGATGAAGGTCCATGAGACTGTGATGACTTCGTCTCCGGGACCAACACTGGCGGCCTTGAGGGCGAGTGCGATGGCCTCGGTACCGTTCCCGACACCCACCGCGTGGGGGGCCTGGCAGTATTCCGCGAACTCGCGCTCGAAGGCCTGGACATTGGGCCCGAGGGTCAACTGCATGGAGGTGAGGGCATCATCAACGGCCTTCAGCAGATCTGGCCGGAGCATCTGATATTGGGCTTTCAGGTCAGTCAGGGGAACTTCCACGAACGCCTCCTACGGCCTGCCAGTGATTACGCCGTCGACCCGGGCCCCCATCACGGTCGGCTGACGGCATTTCAGCATTAGACAACCGGGCAATGGAAAGTTGCGGGGGGAAGTAAGCGGGCATGGGCCAAGGCATGGCCCCCGTGCTGACGCACGTGATCGGGGCCCCTGGCGCCAGTCGTCCTCCCGACGAAACCCTGTGGCTGCAAATTGAGCGCCAGGCCATGCCCCGCACAGGGCGCTCCCGAGGAGACTGCGGGCACGAATTAGGCGCCGTTGAAACAGCGGGGGTCTCGGTGGCCGGCGGCCGGACGCAAAGGCAGCCGCATCAGCTCAATTGGTCGATGCGCTCCAGAGCGTCTTCGGTGCCCACCACGTACATCTGGTCGCCCGCACGAAGGGTGTCGTCCGGGCCGGGCATGACCAGGCGCGGCTCCAGGGTCTCCTCGTCGATGGTGCGCACGGCGACCACGGTCAGGCCGTAGCGGTTGCGTAGCCCCAGGTCCCGCAGAGATTTGCCCACGAAACTGTCGGGGATGCGCAGGAGCGCGAAATCGAAATCGCCCTCGAGTTCCACCAGGTCGATCACCCGCGGGGAGGCGAGAGAGCGCACCAGGCCGGCGGCGATATCGTCTTCCGGGTAGACCACCTGTGTGGCGCCGACCCGCCGCAGGATGTCAGCATGAAGGTTACTCCCCGCCCGGGCGACGATCCGTTTGCAGCCGAGTTCCCGCAGGAGCGCGGTCACCAGGATGCTCGCCTCGGTGTCTCGACCGATGGCCACCACCACGGCGTCCAGCTCATTGAGCGCCAGGGAACGCAGGGCGTCCTTATTGGTGGCGTCCATGGTGACGGCGGTGGTCACGTCGGCTTTCACCGCGTCCACATTGTGGGGGTCGGCGTCGATGGCGATGACTTCGGATCCAGCATTGTAAAGCCCTGCCGCAACGCGGCTTCCGAACCGACCAAGTCCGATCACGGCGTACTGGCCTGATCTTCGCACAGCAATCACCCTGCACATTGTTCCCATCCGTGGCAAGGGTCGCCCGGAGGGGTTCGTTATCCAACCATGACCGGCTCTTCCGGGTACGCCAACTCCACCGCAGGCTTGCGCCGGGCCATCGCAAGTGCCAGCGTCAAAGGCCCCACGCGTCCGATGTACATGGCGAGAATGATTGCCATGCGCCCGAACCGGGAGAGGGTGGGCGTCATCCCGGTGGACAGCCCCACTGTGCCGAATGCAGAGACAGTCTCGAACAAGATGTCAATGAACCGGCCACCCTCGCTGATGCAAAGGGCGAAAGTCCACAGGAGGACGAAGCCACCGAAGAGGATCAGAATCGCCACCGCGCGATGACGGACCTGCTCGGGAATGGCGCGCCTGAAAGCCTGCACTCTGGACTCGCCAAGAATCATGGCGCGGGCCAGCACCGCCACCACGGCCAGTGTACTCGTTTTCACACCGCCGCCGGTTGAGCCGGAAGATGCTCCCACGAACATGAGGAGCACCATCAGGAACTTGGTGGCTTCCGTGAGCGCACCCATGGGCACTGTGTTGAAGCCGGCGGTGCGCGACGTGATTGACTGGAAACCTGCCGACCAGAAGGCCTCCGCCCAGTCCTGGCGGAGCATGATGTGGGTCCATTCCAGGAGCCAGAACCCGACGAAGCCCAGGAGCAACAGGTAACCGGTGGTGGTGAGGGTCAGTCGGGAGTGGAGTGAAAGCCGCGCCCGGCGGCCCATATTCCTCGAGCGCACCGTATGCCACAGGTCCAGCACCACGGGTATGCCCAGGCCGCCCACGACGATGAGGCCGCCGACCACGATGTTTACGAGCGGATCAGCGGAGTAGTCCTCGAGGCTGTTCGAAAAGAGGCTGAACCCCGCATTGCAGAAGGCCGAGATGGCGTGGAAAACCGCGAGCCAGGCCGCTCTCAGGGGTGTCTCGCCACCCAGGACCCAGCGAAGATAGAGCAGCGCCGCGCCGAGGGCTTCGACGGAGAATGTGAACAGCGCGATGAGGCCAAGGGTCTGCCCAATAGCGTGGGGGGCTTGGGCGACGAGGGTGTCGCGAACGATCATGCGCGCGCGCACAGAGACCTTCTGCCCGCGAGCCGCCCCGAACATGGCCGCGAGGGTCATGATGCCCAGGCCACCGAACTGGATCAGCAGGAGAATGACCACGAGCCCGAGGAGGCTGAAATCGCGAGGCGTATCCTTGACGATCAGGCCGGTGACGCAGACAGCACTGGTGGCGGTGAAAAGAGCGTCCAGGGCGCCGATGGATTGTCCGCCGGCGCTGGATTCGGGCAGGGCCAGCAGGAGCCAGCCGGCGGTGATCGCCAGCGCGAAACTTGCGGCCACGGTAGCGGGAGGGCTGAGGACCAGGGCGTGCACGGATGTGGCGTACTCCCGGGCCAGGAGCCGGGACCTGAGTCGCAGAGCAAGGACGACGATGACGGCTTTTCCCAGGGCACTCGTGGCGGAGACGCCGGGGTAGCTACGGTCGCTTCCTGCGACCAGCACCATTTCGAGAAGCGTCAGGGCCGCAAAACCCAGCGCCCACGCCTGCTCCACCTTGACGCTGAAGGGCTCGAGGTCCCGGCGCTCGGCCTGGGCGCGTGATCGCAGAGCGGCGACGTACAGCAAGGCGGCGATTCCCATATCCGCCACCTGCAGGACGGAAACGCCGACTCCCGGTCGGAACCGGTGCAGGACCTGCAGCACAAGCAGCACCAGAGCACTGCCCCCGGCGACCCAGATAGTGCCGTACCGGAAAGCGTCCTGCGCTCTTCTGGTTGTGAGTGACCTCATGCCCTGCTGCCTGCCTGGGATTGGTGCTCGGCCTGATGATTCGGAATGGTAACGAAGGATAGGCGTGCAGCGCTTGGACTGTCAAGCGACCGGGTGCATTCCCCGATAGCAGGTGCGTTCGGTCGAGCCGGGGCGTCATCTCTTTCCCCGGGTGTACCCGGCAACGAGAAGAGACGCGGCCGTTACCTCAAAGCTCGCGAGGCGGGCCGCACAGGGGACCCCTCGCGGTGCCCTTGAGAAAAAACATAACGTGATTCTACACCTTTGTTGGCATGCGCCGATGTATAATGGGTGAACCAGGGGCAACTATATTCGGGATGTCGCCCGGGCTGTCCCGCCGGCGCGCAACCCCACAAAAGGAGTGTCTGTGGATGGGCAGGTTCCTGACGCTTGATGACATGGATTTGGGCGTGGGCAAGCGGACGCGCCTGCACCGGCTGTTGTACGAATACGGTCCGGGCAACGGCACCCTCCTGTTCCTGCCCATTGACCAAGGCCTGGAGCATGGTCCGGTGGACTTCTTCCCCAACCCGGAAAGCGCGGACCCCGACTTCCAACTGCGGCTGGCGCTGGAAGGCGGCTATTCCGGGATCGTTTTCCACATCGGCCTGGCGCGCAAATACATGCACAAGTACGCGGGCAAAGTGCCGCTGGTGCTCAAGCTCAACGGCAAGACGGAAATCCCGCCCAGCGATAAGGCGCTGTCACCTCAGACGGCGACGGTGGAAGACGCGGTGAACCTGGGCGCGGACGCAGTGGGGTACACGCTGTATGTTGGCTCGCCGCGCCAGGATGATGACTTTATCCAGCTCATGGGGATACGCAACGACTGCGAACGCTACGGCATGCCGCTCATCGTCTGGGCGTACCCTCGCGGGGAGGCAGTCGACGCCAAAGGCGGCCGCGATTCGCTGTACGCCATCGACTACGCGGCCCGGACGGCGTGCGAACTGGGCGCCGACCTGGTGAAGCTCAACATGCCGAAGCTCGGAGATGCAAAGGCCAAGGACCAGCCGGCTCCGTACAACACTCTGGAGGTGAGTGCCCAGAAATCCCTGGATCGCATTGTGGCTTCCGCGGGCCGCACGATGGTCCTGATCTCGGGTGGGTCCAAGATCGGTGACGAAGATCTGCTCGAGAAGGCGGAGATGTGCATGAAGGCAGGGGCCACGGGGCTGATCTTCGGCCGGAATATGTGGCAGCGCGCATGGGATGACGCAATGCAGATTACCGGGCGCGTAAAGGAGATGCTGGCCC
Above is a window of Armatimonadota bacterium DNA encoding:
- a CDS encoding TrkA family potassium uptake protein, whose product is MRRSGQYAVIGLGRFGSRVAAGLYNAGSEVIAIDADPHNVDAVKADVTTAVTMDATNKDALRSLALNELDAVVVAIGRDTEASILVTALLRELGCKRIVARAGSNLHADILRRVGATQVVYPEDDIAAGLVRSLASPRVIDLVELEGDFDFALLRIPDSFVGKSLRDLGLRNRYGLTVVAVRTIDEETLEPRLVMPGPDDTLRAGDQMYVVGTEDALERIDQLS
- a CDS encoding fructose-bisphosphate aldolase translates to MGRFLTLDDMDLGVGKRTRLHRLLYEYGPGNGTLLFLPIDQGLEHGPVDFFPNPESADPDFQLRLALEGGYSGIVFHIGLARKYMHKYAGKVPLVLKLNGKTEIPPSDKALSPQTATVEDAVNLGADAVGYTLYVGSPRQDDDFIQLMGIRNDCERYGMPLIVWAYPRGEAVDAKGGRDSLYAIDYAARTACELGADLVKLNMPKLGDAKAKDQPAPYNTLEVSAQKSLDRIVASAGRTMVLISGGSKIGDEDLLEKAEMCMKAGATGLIFGRNMWQRAWDDAMQITGRVKEMLARYGR